In a single window of the Vibrio celticus genome:
- a CDS encoding hydratase, translating into MTNVFKQAAEELLSRRVAGTKAPRLDEQYRPNNLEDALKIQSSMIDLKSDKVGGWKCLLPLAEDKFVVAPIFSGSVQQGEVCELFADNDVVRVEPEIAFTLAKSLPANQEGYSEEQINEAIGSCHMALELMQSRFADDSGAEFYEKLADGLVNQGLFIGPEIDREKAFTSAEISIEVTQGEQVQAFDGKHPNTLPPSPIYWLINYMTRRGVDFQAGEAIITGSYCGIVEMEFDKPTTFHYEGIGEYQVTFKQKR; encoded by the coding sequence ATGACAAATGTATTTAAACAAGCAGCTGAAGAACTGTTGAGTCGTCGCGTTGCTGGCACCAAAGCACCAAGATTGGACGAACAGTACCGTCCGAATAACTTGGAAGATGCGCTAAAGATCCAATCTTCAATGATCGATTTGAAAAGCGATAAAGTCGGCGGTTGGAAGTGCTTACTTCCTCTGGCTGAAGACAAGTTTGTTGTTGCGCCAATCTTCTCGGGCAGCGTTCAACAAGGCGAAGTTTGTGAACTGTTTGCAGACAACGATGTAGTGCGTGTTGAGCCTGAAATTGCATTTACTCTTGCTAAGAGTCTGCCTGCAAACCAAGAAGGCTACAGCGAAGAGCAAATCAACGAAGCGATTGGTTCTTGTCACATGGCACTTGAGTTAATGCAATCTCGTTTTGCGGATGACAGCGGCGCTGAGTTCTATGAAAAACTGGCCGATGGCCTAGTAAACCAAGGCTTATTCATTGGCCCTGAGATTGATCGCGAAAAAGCGTTCACTTCTGCAGAGATCAGTATTGAAGTGACTCAAGGCGAGCAAGTTCAAGCATTCGACGGTAAGCACCCGAATACACTGCCACCAAGCCCAATTTACTGGCTGATTAACTACATGACGCGTCGTGGTGTTGATTTCCAAGCGGGTGAAGCAATTATCACGGGCTCTTACTGCGGTATCGTGGAAATGGAATTCGATAAACCAACGACCTTCCATTATGAAGGTATTGGCGAATACCAAGTAACCTTCAAGCAGAAACGCTAA